In the genome of Nocardioides marmoribigeumensis, one region contains:
- a CDS encoding TetR/AcrR family transcriptional regulator: protein MPHGPDGGTARRILTGAVSCFFEQGYHATSMREIAARAQIQPASVYHWFSSKETMLLTVMQGFQDALTAAAVAAHEAHSAPLDRLAAMVRAHVTLHVQHRKEALISDTEIRALSPASRRQIVAGRDRYQRLFRETIEDGCARGAFRCADVSVATNAILVQCTGVASWYRPRGRLSLQEVADVHADLVCRSLDAEPPSKPA, encoded by the coding sequence ATGCCGCACGGACCCGACGGAGGCACGGCGCGACGGATCCTCACGGGCGCGGTGAGCTGCTTCTTCGAGCAGGGCTACCACGCGACCTCGATGCGCGAGATCGCAGCACGGGCCCAGATCCAGCCCGCGTCGGTCTATCACTGGTTCAGCAGCAAGGAGACGATGCTGCTCACCGTGATGCAGGGCTTCCAGGACGCGCTCACGGCAGCCGCGGTGGCCGCCCACGAGGCGCACTCCGCCCCGTTGGACAGGCTCGCGGCCATGGTCCGCGCCCACGTGACCCTCCACGTCCAGCACCGCAAGGAGGCGTTGATCTCCGACACCGAGATCCGGGCGCTGTCGCCGGCCTCGCGACGACAGATCGTCGCGGGCCGAGACCGGTATCAGCGGTTGTTCCGCGAGACGATCGAGGACGGCTGCGCGCGCGGCGCCTTCCGTTGCGCCGACGTCAGCGTGGCCACGAACGCCATCCTCGTGCAGTGCACGGGAGTGGCGTCGTGGTACCGCCCCCGCGGCCGGTTGTCCTTGCAGGAGGTGGCCGACGTGCACGCGGACCTCGTCTGTCGCTCCCTGGACGCCGAGCCGCCGTCCAAGCCGGCGTGA
- a CDS encoding L-erythro-3,5-diaminohexanoate dehydrogenase: protein MVGPPHALPYEAERLETSADPAPGEVVVDVHALNVDSASWSQLRNECGDDAERIAEHLLELVRRRGKLHNPVTGSGGMLIGTVAALGAGRSEPAPGTLLCSLVSLTCTPLELTAVTSLDPASPHVGVRGHAVLSAAAAWAHVPDDLDRDAFLSAMDVVGAPAWADAVARPGMRVAVIGAGGKAGLLSVAALRSRLGEEGRVLGLCWPPETVTVAREAGADAVLAVDCTDPVATMTAVRSAFGGEQADLVLACANVPGCEGGAILSCRDDGEVLFFSMATSFPAAALIAESLSSTCRLTIATGFLPGAPDLVTDMLRRRPELTILLAGPQ, encoded by the coding sequence GTGGTCGGACCACCGCACGCCCTTCCGTACGAGGCAGAGCGGCTGGAGACCTCGGCCGACCCGGCGCCAGGCGAGGTGGTCGTCGACGTCCATGCGCTCAACGTGGACAGCGCGTCGTGGTCACAGCTGCGGAACGAGTGCGGGGACGACGCCGAACGCATCGCGGAGCACCTGCTGGAGCTGGTCCGCAGGCGAGGGAAGCTGCACAATCCGGTGACCGGGTCGGGCGGCATGCTCATCGGCACGGTCGCGGCCCTCGGGGCCGGGCGCAGCGAGCCCGCGCCCGGGACGCTGCTGTGCTCCTTGGTCTCGTTGACCTGCACGCCCCTGGAGCTCACGGCCGTCACCTCCCTGGACCCGGCCTCGCCGCACGTCGGCGTACGGGGACACGCCGTGCTGAGCGCCGCCGCCGCGTGGGCGCACGTGCCGGACGACCTGGACCGTGACGCGTTCCTGTCCGCCATGGACGTCGTCGGGGCGCCGGCCTGGGCCGACGCGGTGGCGCGCCCCGGCATGCGCGTGGCGGTGATCGGCGCCGGCGGCAAGGCCGGTCTCCTGTCCGTCGCCGCGCTGCGCTCCCGCCTCGGGGAGGAGGGTCGGGTGCTGGGTCTCTGCTGGCCCCCGGAGACCGTCACGGTGGCGCGGGAGGCCGGGGCGGACGCGGTCCTCGCCGTCGACTGCACCGATCCGGTCGCCACGATGACCGCGGTCCGGTCGGCCTTCGGAGGGGAGCAGGCCGACCTGGTGCTCGCCTGCGCCAACGTGCCGGGTTGCGAGGGTGGCGCGATCCTCAGCTGCCGCGACGACGGTGAGGTGCTGTTCTTCTCGATGGCGACGTCCTTCCCGGCCGCGGCGCTCATCGCTGAGTCGCTGAGCAGCACCTGTCGCCTGACGATCGCCACCGGGTTCCTGCCCGGCGCCCCGGACCTGGTCACCGACATGCTGCGTCGTCGCCCTGAGCTCACCATCCTGTTGGCCGGTCCTCAGTGA
- a CDS encoding 3-hydroxyacyl-CoA dehydrogenase family protein — MGQVVAVLGGGTMGRGIARCLAGHVPVRVYDASDEVRQALTSEWADAPVLGVDVAADVEEAVAGASVVLESVSEELETKVAVLSAVREATGPDVTVGTNTSSLDLTVLGDRAGIPDRLVGVHWFNPPEVVPGVEVAAPERVDAVHVRRVTELLRLIDKVPLPVGATPGYVANRLHEALLAEAIRCVTDGAATAQQVDAVVRSTFGPRFAVAGPFEVMDQTGLVVQREAFANLEASLSSPAFRVPPVLDSLISEGRTGLSAGAGFYQYEQDATEVVAERVARLQAVLAVCTPSTQEEARP; from the coding sequence ATGGGACAGGTGGTGGCCGTGCTCGGTGGCGGCACGATGGGCCGCGGGATCGCCCGCTGCCTGGCCGGCCACGTCCCCGTCCGGGTCTACGACGCCTCCGACGAGGTGCGTCAGGCGCTGACGTCGGAATGGGCCGACGCGCCGGTGCTCGGCGTCGACGTCGCGGCGGACGTGGAGGAAGCCGTCGCCGGTGCCTCGGTGGTGCTGGAGTCGGTGTCGGAGGAGCTCGAGACCAAGGTCGCGGTCCTGTCGGCGGTCCGCGAGGCCACCGGTCCGGACGTCACGGTGGGCACCAACACCTCCTCCCTCGACCTCACGGTGCTCGGAGACCGGGCGGGGATCCCGGACCGGCTGGTCGGGGTCCACTGGTTCAACCCGCCCGAGGTGGTGCCCGGGGTCGAGGTGGCGGCACCGGAGCGTGTCGATGCGGTGCACGTCCGACGCGTCACCGAGCTCCTCCGCCTGATCGACAAGGTCCCGCTTCCCGTCGGCGCCACCCCCGGCTACGTGGCCAACCGGCTGCACGAGGCGCTGCTGGCGGAGGCGATCCGGTGCGTGACCGACGGGGCCGCCACCGCGCAGCAGGTCGACGCGGTCGTGCGCAGCACCTTCGGGCCCCGCTTCGCCGTCGCCGGACCGTTCGAGGTGATGGACCAGACGGGACTGGTGGTCCAGCGCGAAGCCTTCGCCAACCTGGAGGCGTCGCTCTCCAGCCCCGCGTTCCGAGTGCCGCCGGTCCTCGACTCACTGATCTCCGAGGGGCGGACGGGCCTCTCGGCAGGAGCCGGCTTCTACCAGTACGAGCAGGACGCCACGGAGGTCGTGGCCGAACGAGTGGCCCGGTTGCAGGCCGTCCTTGCCGTCTGCACCCCCAGCACCCAGGAGGAAGCACGACCATGA
- a CDS encoding hotdog domain-containing protein, translating to MTTRARAWVRMRMTPGDARYAGDLVDGGRIMQLFSDLATELSIMLDGDEGLFCAYDSVEFLAPLHSGDFIEAEGVVTRVGNTSRQMAFEARRRIRPSPDHGPTAAEVLAEPELLARASGTVVVPADRQRLRPTVPSSNGSDPAQSPPEEAHR from the coding sequence ATGACCACCCGAGCTCGAGCCTGGGTCCGGATGCGGATGACACCCGGTGACGCCCGCTACGCCGGCGACCTCGTCGACGGAGGGCGCATCATGCAGCTCTTCAGCGACCTCGCCACGGAGCTGTCCATCATGCTCGACGGCGACGAGGGACTCTTCTGCGCCTACGACAGCGTGGAGTTCCTCGCTCCGCTGCACAGCGGCGACTTCATCGAGGCCGAAGGCGTCGTGACCCGCGTCGGCAACACGTCCCGACAGATGGCCTTCGAGGCCAGGCGCAGGATCAGGCCGAGCCCGGACCACGGGCCCACGGCCGCTGAGGTCCTGGCAGAGCCGGAGCTGCTCGCCCGCGCCTCGGGCACGGTCGTCGTGCCCGCGGACCGTCAGCGCCTCCGCCCCACCGTCCCGTCGTCCAACGGATCCGACCCAGCACAGTCCCCGCCTGAGGAGGCCCACAGATGA
- a CDS encoding ABC transporter substrate-binding protein — translation MNQSHPFGATGPNLTRRGLLQTFTASGLLVVGGSLLTACSDDKTAPGGGGKGKAGGRLRVGVAGGSAKDTIDAHLGGTTDPDVARGIQLFEPLAMRDKDFHLEMLLAQSIEPHQGRADAWEIRIRDGVTFHDGKTMDLDDVIFSLKRIVDPENPGTGASSLSGIDMSGLKKLDDRTLLVPLTAPDSGFPDQIGQYFNTIVPVGYDPKRPVGTGPFKFKSFTPGEQSVFVKNENYWQSGLPYLDELVIIDFADDTARVNALRGGQVDAISNLPPSQVSSIESGGRARALVAETGGWQPLLMRVDQQPFQDVRVRQAFKLIADREQLVQQALAGQGQVGNDIYGRYDEAYDSGLPQRQQDLDQAKFLLKQAGASGAQVELTTAPFHSGVVEAAQIFAEQAKGAGVDVRVRKVNEATYWGPNYLKWTFSQDFWFTRTFLAQVAQGNLPNAPYNQTHWKDPRWVQMYDKARTELDESRRTDVIHDMQKLHHEEGGELIWSFANQIDAVAANVSGIEPAKSGIPLMSYGLKHARVA, via the coding sequence ATGAACCAGTCCCACCCGTTCGGCGCGACCGGCCCGAACCTGACCCGACGTGGCCTGCTCCAGACCTTCACCGCGAGCGGGCTGCTCGTGGTCGGGGGCTCGCTCCTCACCGCCTGCTCCGACGACAAGACCGCTCCCGGCGGGGGAGGCAAGGGGAAGGCGGGGGGCCGGCTGCGAGTGGGGGTCGCTGGTGGCAGCGCCAAGGACACCATCGACGCGCACCTGGGCGGCACCACCGACCCCGACGTCGCGCGAGGGATCCAGCTCTTCGAGCCGCTGGCGATGCGCGACAAGGACTTCCACCTCGAGATGCTGCTCGCCCAGTCCATCGAGCCCCACCAGGGCCGTGCGGACGCCTGGGAGATCCGCATCAGGGACGGCGTCACCTTCCACGACGGCAAGACCATGGACCTCGACGACGTGATCTTCTCCCTGAAGCGCATCGTCGACCCCGAGAACCCAGGGACCGGAGCGTCGTCGCTGTCCGGCATCGACATGTCGGGGCTCAAGAAGCTCGACGACCGCACCCTGCTCGTGCCGCTGACGGCCCCCGACTCGGGCTTTCCCGACCAGATCGGCCAGTACTTCAACACGATCGTGCCGGTCGGCTACGACCCGAAGCGTCCCGTGGGCACGGGCCCGTTCAAGTTCAAGAGCTTCACGCCGGGCGAGCAGAGCGTGTTCGTGAAGAACGAGAACTACTGGCAGAGCGGACTGCCCTACCTCGACGAGCTCGTGATCATCGACTTCGCCGACGACACCGCCCGCGTCAACGCGCTGCGGGGCGGTCAGGTCGACGCCATCTCCAACCTCCCACCCAGCCAGGTCTCGAGCATCGAGTCCGGCGGGCGGGCGAGGGCACTGGTCGCCGAGACCGGAGGCTGGCAGCCGCTGCTCATGCGCGTGGACCAGCAGCCGTTCCAGGACGTCCGGGTGCGCCAGGCGTTCAAGCTCATCGCCGACCGGGAGCAGCTCGTGCAGCAGGCGCTCGCCGGGCAGGGCCAGGTGGGCAACGACATCTACGGCCGCTACGACGAGGCCTACGACAGCGGGCTCCCGCAGCGTCAGCAGGACCTCGACCAGGCGAAGTTCCTGCTCAAGCAGGCCGGGGCGAGCGGCGCGCAGGTCGAGCTGACCACCGCCCCGTTCCACTCCGGCGTGGTCGAGGCCGCGCAGATCTTCGCCGAGCAGGCCAAGGGTGCCGGCGTCGACGTACGCGTCCGCAAGGTCAACGAGGCGACGTACTGGGGACCCAACTACCTCAAGTGGACCTTCTCCCAGGACTTCTGGTTCACCCGGACCTTCCTGGCCCAGGTCGCCCAGGGCAACCTGCCCAACGCGCCCTACAACCAGACGCACTGGAAGGACCCGCGCTGGGTGCAGATGTACGACAAGGCGAGGACCGAGCTCGACGAGAGCCGTCGCACCGACGTCATCCACGACATGCAGAAGCTGCACCACGAGGAGGGCGGGGAGCTCATCTGGTCGTTCGCGAACCAGATCGACGCCGTCGCGGCCAACGTCAGTGGCATCGAGCCCGCCAAGTCAGGCATCCCCCTGATGAGCTACGGGCTCAAGCACGCACGCGTTGCCTGA
- a CDS encoding ABC transporter permease, producing the protein MLKRLLVRRFGLGLLTIWLVSVLVFLGTQVLPGNSAQAILGKRSTPERLAAMEKQLHLDQSVLQQYLNWLGGILTGDPGTSLASQQPVWHLLSDKIVNSAVLMLVAALITIPLSILLGTWAAVRRDRAVDHAISTTTLVLAAVPEFVIGILLVLTLATSVLQVFPAVSLLAPGQYPWNHPAVMVLPALTLILAATPYISRIMRGSMVEVLESEYVQMARLKGMPGRTVIWRHAVPNALVPAVQVSALILAWMAGGVVLVEYVFAYPGVGGALVDAVDNQDIPVVQFLALLAAVLYVTLNLAADVISILLTPRARTARA; encoded by the coding sequence GTGCTGAAGCGTCTCCTGGTACGTCGGTTCGGTCTCGGCCTGCTGACGATCTGGCTGGTCTCGGTGCTCGTCTTCCTGGGCACCCAGGTGCTCCCGGGCAACAGCGCCCAGGCCATCCTGGGCAAGCGCAGCACACCCGAGCGGCTCGCGGCCATGGAGAAGCAGCTGCACCTCGACCAGTCGGTCCTGCAGCAGTACCTCAACTGGCTCGGCGGGATCCTCACCGGCGACCCGGGCACGTCCCTGGCCTCGCAGCAGCCGGTGTGGCACCTGCTGTCCGACAAGATCGTCAACTCGGCCGTGCTGATGCTGGTGGCGGCTCTCATCACGATCCCGTTGTCGATCCTCCTCGGGACGTGGGCGGCCGTGCGTCGCGACCGTGCCGTCGACCATGCCATCTCGACGACGACGCTGGTGCTCGCGGCCGTGCCGGAGTTCGTGATCGGCATCCTGCTCGTCCTCACGCTCGCCACGAGCGTCCTCCAGGTGTTCCCGGCGGTCTCCCTGCTCGCGCCGGGTCAGTACCCGTGGAACCACCCGGCGGTCATGGTCCTGCCTGCCCTCACGCTCATCCTCGCGGCCACGCCGTACATCAGCCGGATCATGCGCGGCTCGATGGTCGAGGTGCTGGAGAGCGAGTACGTCCAGATGGCCCGGCTCAAGGGCATGCCCGGACGGACCGTCATCTGGCGCCACGCGGTCCCCAACGCGCTGGTGCCGGCCGTGCAGGTCTCGGCCCTGATCCTGGCCTGGATGGCCGGCGGTGTGGTCCTGGTCGAGTACGTCTTCGCCTACCCCGGCGTGGGTGGCGCGCTCGTGGACGCGGTCGACAACCAGGACATCCCGGTCGTGCAGTTCCTCGCGCTGCTCGCGGCGGTCCTCTACGTCACGCTCAACCTGGCGGCCGACGTCATCAGCATCCTGCTGACCCCGCGAGCCAGGACGGCCCGAGCATGA
- a CDS encoding ABC transporter permease, protein MSIPLGESVEVEPTGAALGEGVASTSGRPPRRSGWETGRRALRLGRTRVGLGIWLTLVTLAVLGPWLAPYSATEFVGIPSTSSAAHTLLGTDNLGRDVLSRFLSGGRSVIALSLVAALIGVGTGTLVGVVAAYFRGVRDDVLMRAADVLMAFPQIIFVLVLLAGFGSKLWLLVLAVGITHAPHTARVVRGAAMDVVERDFVKAAEAIGVPRRTVVLKEIIPNVSSPILVELGLRMTYSIALIAGLSFLGFGLQPPSADWGLMINENRLAIEQQPWAVLLPVLAIGLLTVASNLVADGIARASIGIDRSNG, encoded by the coding sequence ATGAGCATCCCGCTCGGAGAGAGCGTCGAGGTGGAGCCGACAGGCGCCGCCCTGGGAGAGGGAGTGGCGAGCACGAGCGGCCGGCCGCCCCGGCGTTCCGGGTGGGAGACGGGCAGACGCGCCCTGAGGCTGGGCCGCACGCGGGTCGGGCTCGGGATCTGGCTCACCCTGGTGACGCTCGCCGTGCTGGGGCCCTGGCTGGCGCCCTACTCGGCCACCGAGTTCGTCGGCATCCCGAGCACCTCGTCGGCGGCGCACACGCTCCTGGGGACCGACAACCTCGGGCGCGACGTCCTCAGCCGCTTCCTCAGCGGTGGCCGGTCGGTCATCGCGCTGTCGCTCGTGGCTGCCCTGATCGGCGTGGGCACCGGGACCCTGGTCGGCGTCGTGGCGGCGTACTTCCGAGGCGTGCGCGACGACGTCCTGATGCGAGCGGCGGACGTCCTGATGGCGTTCCCCCAGATCATCTTCGTGCTCGTCCTGCTGGCCGGCTTCGGCTCGAAGCTCTGGCTGCTCGTCCTCGCCGTGGGGATCACCCACGCACCCCACACCGCGCGCGTCGTGCGCGGCGCCGCCATGGACGTGGTCGAACGCGACTTCGTGAAGGCCGCAGAGGCGATCGGCGTGCCTCGGCGCACGGTCGTGCTGAAGGAGATCATCCCCAACGTCAGCAGCCCGATCCTGGTCGAGCTCGGTCTGCGCATGACCTACTCGATCGCCCTGATCGCCGGACTGAGCTTCCTCGGCTTCGGCCTCCAGCCGCCCTCGGCCGACTGGGGACTGATGATCAACGAGAACAGGCTGGCGATCGAGCAGCAGCCGTGGGCGGTGCTCCTTCCGGTGCTGGCCATCGGCCTGCTCACCGTGGCGTCCAACCTGGTCGCGGACGGCATCGCACGTGCCTCGATCGGCATCGACAGGAGCAACGGATGA
- a CDS encoding ABC transporter ATP-binding protein has protein sequence MSVGPAVLTVESLSVVITRTGDHIVEEVDLTVRPGEVLGLVGESGCGKTTVSMAMLGHTRVGARIDHGRIAVGGRDLTTMSARELQGVRGRTVAYIPQDPPTALNPALRIHRQLEEVLEVHAPDLSAEERRARVVATLAEVALSGDDEFLQRYPHQLSGGQQQRVVLAMAFVARPQVLVCDEPTTGLDVTTQARVLETVRELCRSHQVAAIYVSHDLAVVSGIADRVAVMYAGQVVEIGPREDLFHRPRHPYTRRLMRAIPRFEGEQAPQGIPGHAPRPGERVLGCAFAPRCPLATSACTEQVPPLQTIGPDHAVRCIHHDRAMALSATGVDRVTGAVPGDELLRVGALTASHGRVQVLHGIDLDVRAGECLALVGESGSGKTTTVRCIAGLHQQYDGLVTLGGEELAHTPRRRTVEQRRRLQYVFQNPYASLNPRYSIRDAIAVPLKLFHGLGGAAAAARTTELLDQVALPGTAARRYPDELSGGERQRVAIARALAADPSVLLCDEITSALDVSVQATIMELLARLREEMGLSLVFVTHNLALIRSIADRVAVMQHGRIVEAGPVAEVLDSPRDEYTRRLLAHTPQLDAAP, from the coding sequence ATGAGTGTCGGGCCCGCAGTCCTGACCGTCGAGAGCCTCTCGGTGGTGATCACCCGCACCGGCGACCACATCGTCGAGGAGGTGGACCTCACCGTCCGACCCGGCGAGGTCCTGGGTCTCGTCGGGGAGTCGGGCTGCGGCAAGACGACGGTGAGCATGGCCATGCTCGGACACACGCGCGTGGGTGCGCGGATCGACCACGGTCGGATCGCCGTGGGTGGGCGGGACCTCACGACGATGAGCGCGAGGGAGCTGCAGGGCGTCCGGGGTCGCACCGTGGCCTACATCCCCCAGGACCCGCCCACCGCGCTGAACCCGGCGCTGCGCATCCACCGCCAGCTCGAGGAGGTCCTCGAGGTGCACGCCCCCGACCTCTCGGCCGAGGAGCGCCGAGCGCGTGTCGTGGCGACCCTCGCCGAGGTGGCCCTCAGCGGCGACGACGAGTTCCTCCAGCGCTATCCCCACCAGCTCTCCGGCGGACAGCAGCAGCGCGTCGTCCTCGCCATGGCGTTCGTGGCACGGCCCCAGGTGCTGGTGTGCGACGAGCCGACCACGGGCCTCGACGTGACCACCCAGGCACGCGTGCTGGAGACGGTGCGCGAGCTGTGTCGCTCCCACCAGGTCGCTGCCATCTACGTCAGCCACGACCTGGCGGTGGTGTCCGGCATCGCCGACCGGGTCGCTGTGATGTACGCCGGCCAGGTCGTCGAGATCGGTCCTCGCGAGGACCTGTTCCATCGGCCGCGGCACCCGTACACGCGTCGACTGATGCGTGCGATCCCTCGCTTCGAGGGTGAGCAGGCGCCCCAGGGGATACCCGGACACGCGCCACGTCCCGGCGAGCGAGTGCTCGGCTGTGCCTTCGCGCCGCGCTGTCCACTGGCGACCTCCGCGTGCACCGAGCAGGTGCCGCCCCTGCAGACCATCGGGCCCGACCACGCCGTGCGCTGCATCCACCACGATCGGGCGATGGCCCTGTCGGCGACCGGTGTGGACCGGGTGACCGGCGCGGTGCCGGGTGACGAGCTGTTGCGTGTCGGTGCCCTGACCGCGTCCCACGGGCGGGTCCAGGTGCTCCACGGCATCGACCTCGACGTGCGTGCCGGTGAGTGCCTCGCCCTCGTGGGGGAGTCCGGCTCCGGCAAGACGACCACGGTCCGGTGCATCGCGGGCCTGCACCAGCAGTACGACGGCCTGGTCACGCTGGGCGGCGAGGAGCTCGCCCACACCCCCCGCCGCCGGACCGTCGAGCAGCGTCGCCGCTTGCAGTACGTCTTCCAGAACCCGTATGCCTCCCTCAACCCGCGCTACTCGATCAGGGACGCGATCGCGGTGCCGCTGAAGCTGTTCCACGGCCTGGGTGGGGCCGCCGCGGCGGCGAGGACCACCGAGCTCCTCGACCAGGTGGCACTGCCGGGGACGGCGGCGCGCCGCTACCCCGACGAGCTGTCCGGCGGTGAACGTCAACGCGTCGCCATCGCCCGCGCGCTGGCTGCCGACCCGTCCGTGCTGCTGTGCGACGAGATCACCAGCGCCCTGGACGTCTCGGTGCAGGCGACCATCATGGAGCTGCTGGCCCGCCTGCGGGAGGAGATGGGGCTGTCGCTGGTGTTCGTCACCCACAATCTCGCGCTGATCCGAAGCATCGCGGACCGCGTCGCGGTGATGCAGCACGGACGGATCGTCGAGGCGGGACCGGTCGCCGAGGTCCTGGACTCTCCCCGCGACGAGTACACCCGGCGACTCCTGGCCCACACGCCTCAGCTCGACGCCGCGCCCTGA
- a CDS encoding BKACE family enzyme: MTSTSVPAPATSGEPLLITVAPTGAEIDKADVPQLPTTPEEVARTAVECREAGAAMIHLHVRDSEHRPTLDLPLLKEWVAAVRESTDLVVQLSTGGSVHDPLDKRLQVLDAEPDSCSITMGTTNFGDEVFLNPWPFVRDLHLLARDRGVAPEYELFDLGQVHALQRLLDQHGLPVGERVHVDLVMGVPGGMNGTTDALVAAARDLPPAVTSWSATGIGRSTIPVMFGALSRGGHLRVGMEDTVTYARGVAVRSNAQLVERAARAGVLAQRSPMAPDEARAMIGLR; this comes from the coding sequence ATGACCAGCACGAGTGTTCCCGCCCCGGCGACCTCCGGCGAGCCCCTGCTCATCACCGTGGCGCCCACGGGAGCGGAGATCGACAAGGCCGACGTCCCGCAGCTGCCGACCACGCCGGAGGAGGTGGCGAGGACCGCGGTGGAGTGCCGCGAGGCGGGGGCGGCGATGATCCACCTCCACGTCCGGGACTCAGAGCACCGGCCGACCCTCGACCTGCCGCTGCTGAAGGAGTGGGTGGCCGCGGTGCGGGAGAGCACCGACCTCGTCGTGCAGCTCTCGACCGGCGGCTCGGTGCACGACCCCTTGGACAAGCGGCTGCAGGTCCTCGATGCCGAGCCGGACTCCTGCAGCATCACGATGGGCACGACGAACTTCGGCGACGAGGTCTTCCTCAACCCGTGGCCGTTCGTCCGCGACCTGCACCTGCTCGCCCGCGACCGAGGCGTGGCTCCGGAGTACGAGCTGTTCGACCTCGGTCAGGTGCACGCGCTCCAACGGCTGCTGGACCAGCACGGGCTGCCGGTGGGGGAGCGGGTGCACGTCGATCTCGTCATGGGCGTGCCCGGCGGGATGAACGGGACGACCGACGCCCTGGTCGCGGCGGCACGGGACCTCCCGCCCGCCGTCACCTCGTGGTCCGCGACCGGCATCGGCCGGTCCACCATCCCGGTGATGTTCGGGGCGCTGTCTCGCGGCGGGCACCTGCGCGTCGGCATGGAGGACACGGTGACCTACGCGCGCGGTGTCGCGGTCCGGTCCAACGCGCAGCTGGTGGAGCGGGCGGCCCGGGCCGGTGTGCTGGCACAACGCTCCCCGATGGCGCCGGACGAGGCGCGCGCGATGATCGGTCTGCGATGA
- a CDS encoding TraR/DksA family transcriptional regulator, producing the protein MTSLISPSTSAAPPRPGPGADLVELPEPTGLDLTSPTEVDDHLAAVERARQRQLDAMRPTRSDPVAEVCRANLERILADVRAARARVASGRYGTCTRCGLAIAPDRLALRPWAAACTRCTDAQR; encoded by the coding sequence ATGACCTCTCTCATCTCCCCGTCCACCTCGGCCGCACCCCCACGCCCCGGACCCGGCGCCGACCTGGTCGAGCTGCCGGAGCCCACCGGTCTCGACCTCACCTCGCCCACCGAGGTGGACGACCACCTGGCGGCCGTGGAACGTGCTCGCCAGCGCCAGCTCGACGCCATGCGCCCGACCCGGTCCGACCCCGTCGCCGAGGTGTGCCGCGCCAACTTGGAGCGCATCCTGGCCGACGTGCGGGCCGCCCGTGCTCGCGTGGCCTCGGGTCGGTACGGCACCTGCACCCGCTGCGGCCTCGCGATCGCCCCGGACCGGCTGGCACTGCGCCCGTGGGCAGCGGCGTGCACGCGGTGCACCGACGCCCAGCGCTGA